A window of the Henckelia pumila isolate YLH828 chromosome 3, ASM3356847v2, whole genome shotgun sequence genome harbors these coding sequences:
- the LOC140889381 gene encoding zinc finger BED domain-containing protein RICESLEEPER 2-like: protein MSDKVQQGPNGGCNTNLPVENEDENPFHKPKRQKKSEVWPEMTKILDSNGDIRISLTLSRIKNNIVCGGKLFHVRCCAHILNLIVQDGLTEIKDIIDDIRRSVDFIRRTDARLLKFAEIVKYLNLYERKLIDDFKTRWNSTYEMLKVALSFKEVFPRFKDREPSYVDCHTDDQWERLEKIFCILKVFHGAIKVISGTEYPTSNLFLNEVFRVKMIFDDKSHDEEEYIRIMTQRMKTKFDKYWGECNLLMCISCVLDPRCKMRVLEFIFPKLYSHVEARENITNVQKTLSLIYKEYVDATIENMQESRNGLESQGSNQVRRNVEDSSSSNSGWFEFSSYLRETKLVQPEKSELDVYLEERCHLYDPEENFDALSWWKLNTYC from the exons ATGTCTGATAAGGTTCAACAAGGGCCTAATGGTGGGTGTAACACAAACTTGCCCGTGGAGAATGAAGATGAAAATCCTTTTCATAAACCTAAGAGGCAAAAAAAATCTGAAGTATGGCCAGAAATGACAAAAATTCTGGATTCGAATGGTGATATCAG GATCTCATTAACCCTTTCTAGGATAAAGAATAATATTGTTTGTGGAGGAAAATTGTTTCATGTTAGATGTTGTGCACATATCTTGAACCTCATAGTTCAAGATGGCCTAACTGAAATCAAGGatattattgatgatattcgACGAAGTGTTGATTTTATAAGGCGAACAGATGCTAGACTCCTTAAATTTGCTGAGATTGTGAAGTATCTAAATTTATATGAAAGGAAATTGATTGATGATTTTAAAACAAGGTGGAATTCCACGTACGAGATGCTCAAAGTTGCATTATCTTTCAAAGAGGTTTTTCCAAGATTCAAGGACAGAGAACCAAGTTATGTTGATTGTCATACTGATGACCAATGGGAAAGATTGGAAAAGATATTTTGTATCTTAAAGGTGTTTCATGGTGCAATAAAGGTAATTTCTGGAACAGAATATCCCACTTCTAATTTGTTTTTGAATGAGGTTTTTAGAGTGAAGATGATATTTGATGACAAATCTCATGATGAAGAAGAGTATATTCGCATAATGACTCAAAGAATGAAAACCAAGTTCGACAAATATTGGGGGGAATGCAATTTACTTATGTGCATCAGTTGTGTTTTGGATCCAAGGTGTAAAATGCGAGtacttgaatttatttttccaaaactCTACTCCCATGTCGAGGCACGGGAGAATATCACAAATGTTCAGAAAACTTTGTCCTTGATTTACAAGGAATATGTGGATGCTACCATTGAAAACATGCAAGAATCAAGAAATGGTTTGGAATCTCAAGGTAGTAACCAAGTTAGGAGAAATGTTGAAGATAGTAGCAGTTCAAATTCAGGATGGTTTGAGTTTtcttcttatttaagagaaaCTAAATTGGTGCAGCCAGAAAAATCTGaattggatgtttatttggagGAAAGGTGCCATTTGTATGATCCAGAAGAAAATTTTGATGCATTGAGTTGGTGGAAGTTGAATACATATTGTTAG